A stretch of the Oncorhynchus clarkii lewisi isolate Uvic-CL-2024 chromosome 9, UVic_Ocla_1.0, whole genome shotgun sequence genome encodes the following:
- the LOC139416452 gene encoding WAP four-disulfide core domain protein 3-like, with protein sequence MDMNLSARCALVLFLLAFVDLEIVSAAETGDTSTAKPGVCPRRRWGTGICAELCSNDSDCPNDEKCCHNGCGHNCIAPNTAKPGVCPRRPWGVGTCAEFCSNDSDCPNDKKCCHNGCGHNCIAPYTAKPGVCPRRRWGVGTCAEFCSNDSDCPNDEKCCHNGCGHDCIAPNTAKPGVCPRRRWGVGTCAELCSNDSDCPNDEKCCHNGCGHDCIAPYTAKPGVCPRRRWGVGTCAEFCSNDSDCPNDEKCCHNGCGHDCIAPYTAKPGVCPRRRWGVGMCAEFCSNDSDCPNDEKCCHNGCGHNCIAPIQ encoded by the exons ATGGACATGAATTTGTCAGCGCGTTGTGCTTTGGTTCTTTTTCTGTTGGCATTTGTAGATTTGGAAATAGTCTCTGCTGCAGAAACGGGAGACACATCTACAG CAAAGCCTGGAGTGTGCCCTCGTAGACGATGGGGCACGGGGATATGTGCAGAGTTATGTTCCAATGACAGTGACTGCCCCAATGATGAAAAATGCTGCCACAATGGATGTGGGCATAACTGCATTGCACCTAACACAG CAAAGCCTGGAGTGTGCCCTCGTAGACCATGGGGCGTAGGGACGTGTGCAGAGTTCTGTTCCAATGACAGTGACTGCCCCAATGATAAAAAATGCTGCCACAATGGATGTGGGCATAACTGCATTGCACCGTACACAG CAAAGCCTGGAGTGTGCCCTCGTAGACGATGGGGCGTAGGGACGTGTGCAGAGTTCTGTTCCAATGACAGTGACTGCCCCAATGATGAAAAATGCTGCCACAATGGATGTGGGCATGACTGCATTGCACCTAACACAG CAAAGCCTGGAGTGTGCCCTCGTAGACGATGGGGCGTAGGGACGTGTGCAGAGTTATGTTCCAATGACAGTGACTGCCCCAATGATGAAAAATGCTGCCACAATGGATGTGGGCATGACTGCATTGCACCGTACACAG CAAAGCCTGGAGTGTGCCCTCGTAGACGATGGGGCGTAGGGACGTGTGCAGAGTTCTGTTCCAATGACAGTGACTGCCCCAATGATGAAAAATGCTGCCACAATGGATGTGGGCATGACTGCATTGCACCTTACACAG CAAAGCCTGGAGTGTGCCCTCGTAGACGATGGGGCGTGGGGATGTGTGCGGAGTTCTGTTCCAATGACAGTGACTGCCCCAATGATGAAAAATGCTGCCACAATGGATGTGGGCATAACTGCATTGCACCGATTCAG
- the LOC139417559 gene encoding WAP four-disulfide core domain protein 3-like yields MNLSARCALVLFLLAFVDLEIVSAAETGDTSTAKPGVCPRRRWGVGTCAEFCSNDSDCPNDKKCCHNGCGHNCIAPYTAKPGVCPRRRWGVGTCAELCSNDSDCPNDKKCCHNGCGHNCIAPYTVPIPPKAGQCPLLLNVVPSHKGCVRDEDCPKDDKCCVFHSDALCVPPDFTKPGVCPRRRWGVGMCAELCSNDSDCPNNEKCCHNGCGHDCIAPTQQLTALKPGRCVLPNGTYMCAEYCYKDGQCPEEQMCFRIC; encoded by the exons ATGAATTTGTCAGCGCGTTGTGCTTTGGTTCTTTTTCTGTTGGCATTTGTAGATTTGGAAATAGTCTCTGCTGCAGAAACGGGAGACACATCTACAG CAAAGCCTGGAGTGTGCCCTCGTAGACGATGGGGCGTAGGGACGTGTGCAGAGTTCTGTTCCAATGACAGTGACTGCCCCAATGATAAAAAATGCTGCCACAATGGATGTGGGCATAACTGCATTGCACCGTACACAG CAAAGCCTGGAGTGTGCCCTCGTAGACGATGGGGCGTAGGGACGTGTGCAGAGTTATGTTCCAATGACAGTGACTGCCCCAATGATAAAAAATGCTGCCACAATGGATGTGGGCATAACTGCATTGCACCGTACACAG TGCCGATCCCCCCGAAGGCAGGTCAGTGCCCGCTGCTTCTGAATGTCGTGCCGTCACACAAGGGATGTGTCCGCGATGAGGACTGTCCTAAAGATGACAAATGCTGCGTCTTTCACTCTGACGCCTTGTGTGTCCCACCTGACTTCA CAAAGCCTGGAGTGTGCCCTCGTAGACGATGGGGCGTGGGGATGTGTGCGGAGTTATGCTCCAATGACAGTGACTGCCCCAATAATGAAAAATGCTGCCACAATGGATGTGGGCATGACTGCATTGCACCGACACAG CAGCTGACAGCCT TGAAGCCCGGTCGCTGTGTCCTGCCCAACGGGACCTACATGTGTGCCGAGTACTGTTACAAAGATGGCCAGTGCCCCGAGGAACAGATGTGTTTCCGGATATGTTGA